A section of the Terriglobales bacterium genome encodes:
- the rplV gene encoding 50S ribosomal protein L22 yields the protein MEFRAEARYMRMSPQKVRLVLNLIKGRRVEDAMNTLAFTRKGCAEDVQKLLRSAVENASYLSQEKGVDVDVDNLYVKRAVANDGPRMKRIRPAPMGRAYRYQRRMAHIEIALAERKPAGEEMATVVGEESAAQPAAPAKKAKGHTAGKKPAGKKAARK from the coding sequence ATGGAGTTTAGAGCAGAAGCGCGATACATGCGGATGTCGCCGCAGAAGGTGCGCCTGGTGCTGAACCTGATCAAGGGCCGGCGCGTGGAAGACGCCATGAACACCCTGGCCTTCACCCGCAAGGGCTGCGCCGAGGACGTGCAGAAGCTGCTGCGCTCGGCGGTGGAGAACGCCAGCTACCTGAGCCAGGAAAAAGGCGTCGACGTGGACGTGGACAACCTCTACGTGAAGCGCGCGGTGGCCAACGACGGGCCGCGCATGAAGCGCATCCGCCCCGCCCCCATGGGCCGTGCCTACCGCTACCAGCGGCGCATGGCCCACATCGAGATCGCCCTGGCCGAGCGCAAGCCCGCAGGCGAGGAGATGGCCACGGTGGTGGGCGAGGAGTCGGCGGCCCAGCCCGCCGCTCCCGCGAAGAAAGCGAAGGGTCACACCGCCGGCAAGAAGCCGGCAGGCAAGAAGGCTGCGAGGAAATAG
- the rplP gene encoding 50S ribosomal protein L16: MLMPKKVKYRKQQRGRMRGKAWRSSQLAFGDYGLKVLEPGWITDRQIEASRVAITRFIKRGGKVWIRIFPDKPVTKKPAETRMGKGKGAPDHWVAVVRPGKILFEMEGVTEQEASEAMRLASHKLSLRTKLVSRHMAM, translated from the coding sequence ATGTTGATGCCCAAGAAAGTCAAGTACCGCAAGCAACAGCGCGGTCGCATGCGCGGCAAGGCCTGGCGCTCGAGCCAGCTCGCCTTCGGCGACTACGGCTTGAAGGTGCTGGAGCCCGGCTGGATCACCGACCGGCAGATCGAGGCCAGCCGTGTGGCCATCACCCGCTTCATCAAGCGCGGCGGCAAGGTGTGGATCCGCATCTTCCCCGACAAGCCGGTGACCAAGAAGCCCGCCGAGACCCGTATGGGCAAGGGCAAGGGCGCCCCTGACCACTGGGTCGCGGTCGTTCGCCCCGGCAAGATCCTCTTCGAGATGGAAGGGGTCACCGAGCAGGAGGCCTCCGAAGCCATGCGCCTGGCCTCGCACAAGCTCTCGCTGCGCACCAAGCTGGTGTCGCGGCACATGGCGATGTAA
- the rplX gene encoding 50S ribosomal protein L24, producing the protein MSAQVDIRRNDTVRVIAGRGKGREGRVLRVFPHEGTLLVEHIKMVKKHVRPNPQKNIKGGIAEQESPISISSVMLLCPSCGPVRIRHEVRGDRKVRICHRCGSTLDK; encoded by the coding sequence ATGAGCGCGCAAGTGGATATTCGGCGCAACGACACGGTGCGGGTCATCGCCGGCCGCGGCAAGGGCCGCGAGGGCCGCGTGCTGCGCGTCTTCCCCCACGAGGGCACGCTGCTGGTCGAGCACATCAAGATGGTCAAGAAGCACGTGCGCCCCAACCCGCAGAAGAACATCAAGGGCGGCATCGCCGAGCAGGAGAGTCCCATCTCCATCTCCAGCGTGATGCTGCTCTGCCCCAGTTGCGGGCCGGTGCGCATCCGCCACGAGGTGCGCGGCGACCGCAAGGTGCGCATCTGCCACCGCTGCGGAAGTACTTTGGATAAATAA
- the rpmC gene encoding 50S ribosomal protein L29, translating to MKPEKIRNLTDVELQHQERELHDQLFRLKFQMQMGQTESLKKIRGLRKDLARVKTIMREQQLAGEAPKSASRKAAATEKR from the coding sequence ATGAAACCGGAAAAGATTCGCAACCTGACCGACGTCGAGCTGCAGCACCAGGAGCGCGAGCTCCACGACCAGCTCTTCCGCCTGAAGTTCCAGATGCAGATGGGCCAGACGGAGAGCCTAAAGAAGATCCGCGGCCTGCGCAAGGACCTGGCGCGCGTGAAGACCATCATGCGCGAGCAGCAACTGGCCGGCGAGGCCCCCAAGAGCGCGTCCCGCAAGGCGGCCGCCACGGAGAAGCGATAA
- the rpsQ gene encoding 30S ribosomal protein S17, producing the protein MPETNTSNSAVSRRNSKVGEVVSTKMQKTIVVEVTRQKAHPLYRRVVSRSKKFYAHDEKGLAHVGDVVRIEETRPLSRLKRWRLTEIIRKAALVPQVEETQAN; encoded by the coding sequence ATGCCTGAGACCAACACTTCCAACTCGGCCGTCTCCCGCCGCAACAGCAAAGTCGGCGAGGTCGTCTCCACCAAGATGCAGAAGACCATCGTGGTCGAGGTCACGCGCCAGAAGGCGCATCCCCTGTACCGCCGCGTGGTCTCGCGCTCCAAGAAGTTCTATGCCCACGACGAGAAGGGCCTGGCCCACGTGGGCGACGTGGTCCGGATCGAAGAGACCCGGCCGCTTTCCCGGCTCAAGCGCTGGCGCCTCACGGAGATCATCCGCAAGGCCGCCCTGGTGCCCCAGGTCGAGGAGACCCAGGCGAACTAG
- the rplN gene encoding 50S ribosomal protein L14, which translates to MSVMMRSMLEVADNSGARKLQMILPLGGHTGLRAGLGDVVTASVKEAAPDSQVPKGKVVKAVIVRTRKEHRRRDGTYIRFDQNAAVLINDTGEPVGTRVFGPVARELREKRFLKIVSLAPEVL; encoded by the coding sequence ATGTCGGTGATGATGAGAAGCATGCTGGAGGTGGCGGACAACTCCGGCGCCCGCAAGCTGCAGATGATCCTGCCGCTGGGCGGGCACACCGGGTTGCGCGCCGGCCTGGGCGACGTGGTCACGGCCAGCGTCAAGGAGGCCGCTCCCGACAGCCAGGTGCCCAAGGGCAAGGTGGTCAAGGCGGTCATCGTGCGCACCCGCAAGGAGCACCGCCGCCGCGACGGCACCTACATCCGCTTCGACCAGAACGCCGCCGTGCTCATCAACGATACCGGCGAGCCCGTCGGCACCCGCGTCTTCGGGCCGGTGGCCCGCGAGCTGCGCGAGAAGAGGTTCCTGAAGATCGTTTCCCTGGCCCCGGAGGTGCTCTAG
- the rpsC gene encoding 30S ribosomal protein S3 gives MGQKVHPYGFRLGYTKPWKSRWFVDRDYDKLLYEDVKLKGELLEKLKSAGVSSIEIERPGNKLRIIIRTARPGIIIGRKGAEIDKLKGELQKRTNREVHVDIQEVHKPELDAQLVSESIALQLEKRVGFRRAMRKAVDSALRFGCKGIKVRVSGRLNGNEIARSEWYLQGRLPLHTLRADIDYGFSEARTTYGVIGVKCWVYRGEILPAKKREGQAAPASGAF, from the coding sequence ATGGGACAAAAGGTACATCCCTACGGCTTCCGCCTGGGCTACACCAAGCCCTGGAAGTCGCGCTGGTTCGTGGACCGCGACTACGACAAGCTGCTCTACGAGGACGTGAAGCTGAAGGGCGAACTGCTGGAGAAGCTGAAGTCGGCGGGCGTCAGCTCCATCGAGATCGAGCGGCCCGGCAACAAGCTGCGCATCATCATCCGCACCGCCCGTCCCGGCATCATCATCGGGCGCAAGGGCGCGGAGATCGACAAGCTCAAGGGCGAACTGCAGAAGCGCACCAACCGCGAGGTCCACGTGGACATCCAGGAGGTGCACAAGCCCGAGCTGGACGCGCAGCTGGTCTCCGAATCCATCGCCCTGCAACTGGAGAAGCGGGTGGGCTTCCGCCGCGCCATGCGCAAGGCGGTGGACTCGGCCCTGCGCTTCGGCTGCAAGGGCATCAAGGTGCGGGTGAGCGGCCGCCTGAACGGCAACGAGATCGCGCGCTCGGAGTGGTACCTGCAGGGGCGGCTGCCGCTGCACACTCTGCGCGCCGACATCGATTACGGCTTTTCCGAGGCCCGCACCACCTACGGCGTCATCGGGGTGAAGTGCTGGGTCTACCGCGGCGAGATCCTGCCCGCCAAGAAGCGCGAAGGCCAGGCGGCGCCGGCCTCGGGAGCCTTTTAG